In Acidimicrobiales bacterium, one genomic interval encodes:
- a CDS encoding transglycosylase family protein: MRKHRLYGVAIAVLLGTSLIDHRPSSPHHAAGTDIRRTGFRLAAAALPSYAQNTSTGRAAPATGGEPPRIGMLRPARAHFMTMVWTWVGYVNTHTPPPPPPPPPPHPAAPGPPAAVTPATAAAPAPARSATGDVWAGLRQCESGGDYAENTGNGYYGAYQFSLATWHGLGLPGLPSQASPAVQDQAAQQLQARSGWGQWPSCSRRLRLT; encoded by the coding sequence ATGCGGAAGCACCGACTCTACGGCGTTGCCATCGCCGTGCTGCTCGGCACGAGTCTCATCGACCACCGGCCGAGCTCTCCTCATCACGCCGCCGGGACCGACATCCGTCGGACCGGCTTTCGATTGGCGGCGGCGGCCCTGCCGTCGTACGCGCAGAACACGTCAACAGGCCGTGCAGCCCCGGCAACGGGCGGCGAGCCGCCCCGGATCGGCATGTTGCGACCAGCCCGGGCCCACTTCATGACCATGGTGTGGACCTGGGTGGGGTACGTCAACACCCACACACCACCACCACCGCCACCACCGCCACCACCGCACCCGGCAGCGCCCGGTCCTCCGGCCGCCGTCACGCCGGCGACCGCGGCGGCGCCCGCGCCCGCCCGTTCCGCCACCGGCGACGTCTGGGCCGGACTGCGGCAGTGCGAGTCGGGCGGCGACTACGCCGAGAACACCGGCAACGGCTACTACGGCGCCTACCAATTCAGCCTGGCCACGTGGCATGGGCTCGGGCTGCCGGGGCTTCCGTCCCAGGCGTCCCCGGCGGTACAGGACCAGGCGGCCCAGCAGCTCCAGGCCAGGAGCGGCTGGGGACAGTGGCCGAGCTGCTCGCGCCGGCTCCGTCTCACCTGA
- a CDS encoding alpha/beta hydrolase: MTTAPVARLGSLFERRAFEEGTFEVEGLRLYYERHGEGPRVLVFLHGLLLDSQLSRRLAADLATRGFQVVLLDLPGHGNSDKPRHASAHRMDSYAHYVVALLDELGIDEAVVGGVSLGANVSLQVAVQAPERVRGLLVEMPVLEWAVPGAAMVFLPMLLGVHYAAPLVRLVAAMARRMPKTKVAVLDSVLTMLTLEPEEAAAVLHGMLVGPITPTYEERHAIAVPALVIGHKVDFIHPFTDADHLARQLPRARLLEARSILELRISPERLTAEIADFLGDVWSEPAKARPFGGADRAHPA; the protein is encoded by the coding sequence GTGACCACCGCCCCCGTCGCCCGCCTGGGCTCGCTGTTCGAGCGGCGGGCGTTCGAGGAAGGGACGTTCGAGGTCGAGGGGCTGCGCCTGTACTACGAGCGCCACGGCGAGGGCCCCCGGGTGCTCGTCTTCCTCCACGGGCTCCTCCTCGACAGCCAGCTGAGCCGGCGCCTGGCGGCGGACCTGGCCACCCGGGGTTTCCAGGTGGTCCTGCTCGACCTGCCGGGGCACGGCAACTCGGACAAGCCCCGGCACGCGTCGGCGCACCGGATGGACTCCTACGCGCACTATGTCGTGGCCCTCCTCGACGAGCTGGGGATCGACGAAGCCGTGGTGGGCGGCGTGTCGCTCGGCGCCAACGTGAGCCTGCAGGTCGCCGTGCAGGCGCCCGAGCGCGTCCGCGGTCTGCTGGTGGAGATGCCCGTCCTGGAGTGGGCGGTCCCGGGCGCGGCCATGGTGTTCCTGCCCATGCTGCTCGGCGTCCACTACGCGGCGCCGCTGGTCCGCCTGGTGGCGGCGATGGCGCGCCGGATGCCGAAGACGAAGGTGGCCGTGCTCGACAGCGTCCTCACGATGCTCACCCTCGAGCCCGAGGAGGCCGCCGCCGTGCTGCACGGCATGCTCGTGGGCCCGATCACCCCCACCTACGAGGAGCGACACGCCATCGCCGTGCCGGCACTCGTCATCGGGCACAAGGTGGACTTCATCCACCCGTTCACCGACGCCGACCACCTCGCCCGCCAGCTACCGAGGGCCAGGCTCCTCGAGGCCCGTTCCATCCTCGAGCTGCGCATCTCGCCGGAGCGGTTGACCGCCGAGATCGCCGACTTCCTCGGCGACGTGTGGAGCGAGCCGGCGAAAGCCCGGCCGTTCGGAGGAGCCGACCGGGCCCACCCCGCCTGA
- a CDS encoding Rrf2 family transcriptional regulator produces the protein MHIPAKVDYGMRALLALADRGEPTTAEALADAQRLPARFLGAILIDLRRAGIVSSQRGSEGGYRLARPAKEITVADVMRALDGPLAEVRGLRPEAARYEGAAVHLQDVWVAVRASMRNVLERVTLDDVVAGRLPRAVAKLTEDPDAWAPRR, from the coding sequence GTGCATATCCCGGCCAAGGTCGACTACGGCATGCGGGCCCTCCTGGCCCTGGCCGATCGGGGCGAGCCGACCACGGCGGAGGCGTTGGCCGACGCCCAGCGACTCCCCGCCCGGTTCCTGGGGGCGATCCTCATCGACCTGCGCCGGGCCGGGATCGTCTCGAGCCAGCGCGGCTCCGAGGGCGGGTACCGGCTGGCCCGCCCGGCGAAGGAGATCACGGTGGCCGACGTCATGCGGGCGCTCGACGGCCCGCTGGCCGAGGTGCGCGGGCTCCGGCCCGAGGCGGCGCGTTACGAGGGGGCGGCCGTCCACCTCCAGGACGTGTGGGTGGCGGTGCGGGCCAGCATGCGCAACGTGCTCGAGCGGGTGACCCTCGACGACGTCGTGGCCGGGCGGCTTCCCCGCGCGGTGGCGAAGCTGACCGAGGACCCCGACGCCTGGGCGCCGCGCCGCTGA
- a CDS encoding DUF4193 family protein — translation MRVAERHREPAEAHFTEGEPDLEPPEELAVVERDEEAILEEDLDNEDVLEQDVDEDTLEVTLEDLIHDGDDDEDEAVESRPVAESGFAARAPRVRAGDGAVAEDAGDGAVAEDAGDGDDTLDGTDGDDLEAELDVVLLERLALVEHGEDGAEDGDASDAERAPARARDGFDGSTDVAPCGIDEFVCPSCFLVRKRVQLVGAGAPVCRDCA, via the coding sequence ATGCGGGTGGCCGAGAGGCACCGTGAGCCGGCCGAGGCCCATTTCACCGAAGGTGAGCCCGACCTCGAGCCCCCCGAGGAGCTGGCCGTCGTCGAGCGCGACGAGGAGGCGATCCTCGAGGAGGACCTCGACAACGAGGACGTCCTCGAGCAGGACGTCGACGAAGACACGCTCGAGGTCACGCTGGAGGACCTCATCCACGACGGCGACGACGACGAGGACGAGGCCGTCGAGAGCCGGCCCGTGGCCGAGTCGGGCTTCGCCGCGCGGGCACCACGCGTCCGCGCCGGGGACGGGGCGGTGGCGGAGGACGCCGGGGACGGGGCGGTGGCGGAGGACGCCGGTGACGGCGACGACACCCTGGACGGCACCGACGGGGACGACCTCGAGGCGGAGCTCGACGTCGTGCTCCTCGAGCGCCTCGCCCTCGTCGAGCACGGCGAGGATGGCGCCGAGGACGGCGACGCCAGCGACGCGGAGCGCGCCCCGGCGCGGGCGCGTGACGGCTTCGACGGGTCCACCGACGTCGCCCCCTGCGGGATCGACGAGTTCGTCTGTCCGTCGTGCTTCCTGGTGCGCAAACGTGTGCAGCTGGTGGGCGCCGGCGCCCCGGTCTGTCGCGACTGCGCCTGA
- a CDS encoding SDR family oxidoreductase, whose amino-acid sequence MDATRTREVTDAPRRRRTIAVTGSGSGIGAAVYGRFERSGARVIGVDLRDAEVIADLSHPEGRAQAVEGVTERCGARLDGVVVCAGLGPQVDPTELIAAVNFFGAVGVLDGLLPALAEGEAPAAVAMASNSAGLTPPAPELLGRLLEGDEDGALAAAAALDGPTVYGTSKLALTRAVRRRAQAWAEAGVRLNAVAPGPVDTPLLAGGLADPVLGPLIEALPVPMGRRGTPAEIAAAVGFLLDPANGFIHGSVLFVDGGSDALLRPDAL is encoded by the coding sequence ATGGACGCCACCCGCACCCGTGAGGTCACCGACGCGCCGCGACGGCGGCGCACGATCGCGGTGACAGGCTCGGGGTCCGGGATCGGCGCGGCGGTCTACGGCCGCTTCGAGCGAAGCGGTGCCCGGGTGATCGGGGTGGACCTGCGCGACGCCGAGGTCATCGCCGACCTCTCGCATCCGGAGGGACGGGCGCAGGCGGTGGAGGGCGTGACCGAACGCTGCGGCGCGCGCCTCGACGGGGTCGTCGTGTGCGCCGGGCTGGGACCGCAGGTCGACCCCACCGAACTGATCGCCGCGGTGAATTTCTTCGGCGCCGTCGGCGTGCTCGACGGGCTCCTCCCCGCCCTCGCCGAGGGGGAAGCCCCGGCGGCCGTGGCCATGGCGTCGAACTCGGCCGGGCTCACGCCGCCCGCCCCCGAGCTCCTCGGTCGTCTGCTCGAGGGCGACGAGGACGGGGCGCTGGCCGCGGCCGCGGCGCTCGACGGGCCGACCGTCTACGGGACGAGCAAGCTCGCCCTCACGCGTGCGGTACGTCGCCGGGCCCAGGCCTGGGCGGAGGCCGGGGTGCGGCTCAACGCCGTGGCCCCCGGGCCGGTCGACACACCCCTCCTCGCCGGCGGCCTGGCAGACCCCGTGCTCGGCCCCCTGATCGAGGCCCTGCCCGTCCCGATGGGCCGGCGGGGCACCCCGGCCGAGATCGCCGCCGCCGTGGGCTTTCTCCTCGACCCCGCCAACGGGTTCATCCACGGCTCGGTGCTCTTCGTCGACGGCGGGAGCGACGCGCTGCTGCGCCCCGACGCGCTCTGA
- the arfB gene encoding alternative ribosome rescue aminoacyl-tRNA hydrolase ArfB produces MTADRADGADRADGTAPHGAALDGTASGASLRVTRSLAIPLDELIWRFSTSGGPGGQHANKASTRAEVTFDVAASRSLGPRQRARLLERLGPTVRAAAGDERSQARNRELALERLAQRLVDALRVERRRVPTAPSAAARARRLADKRRRSARKRDRARPGEDDG; encoded by the coding sequence GTGACCGCCGACCGCGCCGATGGCGCAGACCGCGCCGACGGGACGGCACCCCACGGTGCGGCGCTCGACGGGACGGCGTCTGGCGCGTCCCTGCGGGTCACGCGGAGCCTCGCCATCCCCCTCGACGAGCTCATATGGCGATTCTCGACGAGCGGCGGGCCCGGGGGACAGCACGCCAACAAGGCCAGCACGCGCGCCGAGGTGACGTTCGACGTCGCCGCCTCGAGGTCACTCGGGCCCCGCCAGCGGGCCCGGCTGCTCGAGCGCCTGGGGCCGACGGTCCGGGCCGCCGCCGGGGACGAGCGCTCCCAGGCCCGCAATCGCGAGCTGGCCCTCGAACGCCTGGCGCAGCGCCTGGTCGACGCGTTGCGGGTGGAGCGACGACGGGTACCCACCGCGCCGTCGGCGGCGGCCCGGGCGCGACGCCTCGCCGACAAGCGGCGGCGCTCGGCCCGCAAGCGCGACCGGGCCCGGCCGGGGGAGGACGACGGCTGA
- a CDS encoding fumarylacetoacetate hydrolase family protein → MRLASFVEPSSPSVVRTGVVVGDEVVDLTDPAVALPGDMSELLVAGPGAMERADDALRSRARRLGMGAVRLRPPVPRPAKVLGIGLNYAAHVAETGAQTPQYQVWFNKQRTCVIGPDEPIEIPTVSPQVDYEGELAMVVGRRCHRVSRDAAADVIAGFTVLNDVTVRDWQWRTPTWTLGKSFDTHGPTGPWIVTTDEVGDPQGLRLRTWVNDELRQDSSTGDMIFSCWEQVEYLSSVFTLEPGDILSTGTPAGVGMGFDPPKWLVPGDTVRITVDGVGTLENPVIAQPAP, encoded by the coding sequence ATGCGCCTGGCGAGCTTCGTCGAACCGAGCTCCCCGTCCGTCGTCCGGACGGGCGTGGTGGTGGGCGACGAGGTGGTCGACCTCACCGACCCGGCCGTGGCCCTCCCCGGGGACATGAGCGAGCTGCTCGTCGCCGGGCCCGGGGCGATGGAGCGCGCCGACGACGCGCTCCGGTCACGGGCGCGCCGGCTCGGGATGGGCGCGGTGCGGCTGCGCCCCCCGGTCCCCCGGCCGGCCAAGGTGCTCGGCATCGGCCTGAACTACGCGGCGCACGTGGCCGAGACGGGGGCGCAGACCCCGCAGTACCAGGTCTGGTTCAACAAGCAGCGCACGTGCGTGATCGGGCCCGACGAGCCGATCGAGATCCCGACCGTCTCTCCCCAGGTCGACTACGAGGGCGAACTCGCCATGGTCGTGGGCCGCCGCTGCCATCGTGTCTCCAGGGACGCAGCCGCCGACGTGATCGCCGGGTTCACCGTCCTGAACGACGTGACCGTGCGCGACTGGCAGTGGCGCACCCCGACGTGGACGCTGGGGAAATCGTTCGACACCCACGGTCCGACCGGCCCGTGGATCGTCACCACGGACGAGGTCGGCGACCCGCAGGGCCTGCGCCTCCGGACGTGGGTCAACGACGAGCTGCGGCAGGACTCGTCCACCGGCGACATGATCTTCTCGTGCTGGGAGCAGGTCGAGTACCTCTCCTCGGTGTTCACGCTCGAACCCGGCGATATCCTCTCGACGGGCACCCCCGCGGGCGTCGGCATGGGCTTCGACCCGCCGAAGTGGCTCGTGCCCGGCGACACGGTCCGTATCACCGTCGACGGCGTCGGCACGCTCGAGAACCCCGTCATCGCCCAGCCGGCGCCCTGA
- a CDS encoding glucose 1-dehydrogenase, producing MPASLGGKVALVTGSSSGIGAATARAFAAEGAAVVVNSSTSVDAGRALAAELPGATYVQADVADLEQARALVDRVVADHGRLDVLVNNAGTTQVIAHPDLDAATPEVWRRIFDVNVIGTWQVTVAAVPHLRATGDGTVVNVSSVAGHTTRGSSIPYATSKAAVSHMTELLANVLGPDIRVNAVAPGLVDTPWTADWDLVREFVRAHAPLQRSATPEDVAHVILGLVTARYVTGEIVMVDGGLHLR from the coding sequence ATGCCAGCAAGCCTCGGGGGCAAGGTGGCCCTCGTGACCGGTTCTTCGAGCGGCATCGGGGCGGCGACGGCCCGGGCGTTCGCGGCCGAGGGCGCCGCCGTGGTGGTCAATTCCTCGACGTCGGTCGACGCGGGACGGGCGCTGGCGGCCGAGCTCCCCGGCGCCACCTACGTCCAGGCCGACGTGGCCGACCTGGAGCAGGCCCGCGCCCTCGTCGACCGGGTCGTCGCCGACCACGGCCGCCTGGACGTCCTCGTCAACAACGCCGGCACGACCCAGGTCATCGCGCACCCCGACCTCGACGCCGCCACGCCCGAGGTGTGGCGGCGGATCTTCGACGTCAACGTGATCGGCACATGGCAGGTCACCGTGGCCGCCGTCCCCCACCTGCGCGCCACGGGCGACGGCACCGTCGTCAACGTGTCGTCGGTGGCCGGGCACACCACCCGGGGAAGCTCGATCCCCTACGCCACCTCGAAGGCGGCCGTCAGCCACATGACCGAGCTGCTCGCCAACGTCCTCGGGCCCGACATCCGGGTCAACGCCGTGGCGCCGGGCCTCGTCGACACACCCTGGACCGCCGACTGGGACCTGGTGCGCGAGTTCGTCCGGGCCCACGCCCCCCTGCAGCGGTCGGCCACGCCCGAGGACGTCGCCCACGTCATCCTGGGGCTCGTCACCGCCCGCTACGTCACCGGCGAGATCGTCATGGTGGACGGCGGGCTGCACCTGCGCTGA
- a CDS encoding nitroreductase/quinone reductase family protein — translation MPSYRQPTSADKAFNGLVAAATRLGLSIWGSRVLRVRGRTSGQWRSTPVNLLTLDGRRYLVAPRGETQWVRNLRTARSGELVVGRRVEAFNAEELPGVDDEKVAVLCAYLRRWKFEVGRFFDGVSADSPDDELRRIAPEHPVFRVDSPAAHTAG, via the coding sequence GTGCCCTCCTACCGGCAGCCCACGTCCGCCGACAAGGCCTTCAACGGCCTCGTGGCCGCGGCCACCCGGCTCGGCCTGAGCATCTGGGGCTCACGTGTGCTGCGCGTCCGGGGCCGCACCTCGGGCCAGTGGCGCAGCACACCGGTGAACCTGCTCACCCTCGACGGACGGCGCTACCTGGTGGCACCGCGCGGCGAGACGCAGTGGGTGCGCAACCTGCGCACGGCGCGCTCGGGCGAGCTGGTGGTGGGCCGGCGCGTCGAGGCCTTCAACGCCGAGGAGCTCCCCGGGGTGGACGACGAGAAGGTCGCCGTCCTGTGCGCCTATCTCCGGCGCTGGAAATTCGAGGTGGGCAGGTTCTTCGACGGCGTATCGGCCGACTCGCCCGACGACGAGCTGCGGCGGATCGCTCCCGAGCACCCCGTCTTCCGGGTCGACTCCCCGGCCGCGCACACGGCCGGTTGA
- a CDS encoding TIGR03619 family F420-dependent LLM class oxidoreductase produces MDFDIWLPTANPFATPELLAAVAAESEARGVGCIWVGEHVVTFEQYESSYPYADDGRVPLPPGTGLLEPFTTLAFLAGLTTTVRLGTAMCLLPQRNPVYTAKEVATVDWLSGGRVDLGVGVGWLREEFDAVAAPWAARGARCDEYLDVLRALWCDDPSSFSGEYYTLPPSNLHPKPLQDPHPPIHIGGESEAALRRTARAAQGWHTFNRAPGDLPPALARLDAHLDEQGRRRAEVRVTVCPYFKPLDPAITEQYAQAGADAVSALLFAMSADDVPVAFDALDPCLERARAC; encoded by the coding sequence GTGGACTTCGACATCTGGTTGCCCACCGCCAACCCGTTCGCCACCCCCGAGCTCCTGGCGGCGGTGGCGGCCGAGTCCGAGGCACGCGGTGTGGGCTGCATCTGGGTGGGCGAGCACGTCGTCACGTTCGAGCAGTACGAGTCGAGCTATCCGTACGCCGACGACGGGCGGGTGCCGCTGCCACCGGGCACGGGGCTGCTCGAGCCCTTCACCACCCTGGCGTTCCTGGCCGGCCTGACCACGACCGTGCGTCTCGGGACGGCCATGTGCCTGCTCCCGCAGCGCAACCCGGTGTACACGGCCAAGGAGGTGGCGACCGTGGACTGGCTGTCGGGGGGCCGCGTGGACCTCGGGGTGGGCGTGGGCTGGCTGCGCGAGGAGTTCGACGCGGTGGCCGCGCCGTGGGCGGCGCGCGGCGCCCGTTGCGACGAATACCTCGACGTCCTGCGCGCGCTGTGGTGCGACGACCCGTCGTCGTTCTCCGGGGAGTACTACACGCTCCCCCCGTCCAACCTCCATCCGAAGCCGCTCCAGGATCCCCACCCACCCATCCATATCGGGGGCGAGAGCGAGGCCGCGCTGCGCCGGACGGCGCGCGCCGCGCAAGGGTGGCACACCTTCAACCGCGCGCCGGGCGACCTGCCACCCGCCCTGGCGCGACTCGATGCCCACCTCGACGAGCAGGGTCGGCGTCGCGCCGAGGTGCGCGTCACGGTGTGCCCGTACTTCAAGCCGCTCGACCCCGCCATCACCGAGCAGTACGCGCAGGCCGGTGCCGACGCCGTGTCGGCACTGCTCTTCGCGATGTCGGCCGACGACGTCCCGGTGGCCTTCGACGCGCTCGACCCCTGCCTCGAACGGGCCCGGGCCTGCTGA
- a CDS encoding MFS transporter: protein MLVVLCTSLLIVSLDNTILNVALPSIVRDFHASSSDLQWIVDSYAVLFAGLMLVLGSVGDHVGRKRVFMAGLVVFATGSALSAFSGSPHWLIASRALMGVGGAAIMPSTLSILTNVFTQERDRARAIGIWSGTTGIGIAVGPIAGGWLLAHFWWGSVFLINVPIALAGAVAAFWLVPESKDATAKRPDPVGGVLSTVGTGLLLWGIIEAPNQTWSSPRVLGALALAVVVLTSFVLWERRSTHPMLDLSFFRSRRFSAAIGSMSFVMFALMGALFLLTQYLQFSLGYSPFAAGLRVGPVALVILVVAPLSSLLVRGVGTKAIVASGMATIAVGMGLLSRTTTAGSYGAALPALLLLGIGTGLAFAPSTESVMGSVPREKTGMGSATNGTALQLGGALGVGVLGSLLASRYQGRLDPVLAHQAVPAPALRLIDSSLGGALAVAQRVGGAQGAALAGLARRAFVNGMDLAMVVGAVVVTVAAALVLAFLPSRSDRSGPP from the coding sequence GTGCTGGTGGTGTTGTGCACCAGTCTGCTCATCGTCAGCCTCGACAACACCATCCTGAACGTCGCCTTGCCGTCGATCGTGCGCGACTTCCACGCCTCGTCGAGCGACCTGCAGTGGATCGTCGACTCGTATGCCGTGCTCTTCGCCGGCCTGATGCTCGTCCTCGGCAGCGTCGGTGACCACGTCGGGCGCAAGCGGGTGTTCATGGCCGGTTTGGTGGTGTTCGCCACGGGCTCCGCCCTGTCGGCGTTCTCCGGGTCACCCCACTGGCTCATCGCGTCGCGCGCCCTCATGGGCGTCGGCGGTGCCGCCATCATGCCGTCGACCCTGTCGATCCTCACCAACGTCTTCACGCAGGAGCGTGACCGGGCCCGCGCCATCGGCATCTGGTCGGGGACGACGGGGATCGGCATCGCCGTCGGCCCGATCGCCGGCGGCTGGCTGCTCGCCCACTTCTGGTGGGGGTCGGTGTTCCTCATCAACGTCCCGATCGCCCTGGCGGGGGCGGTGGCGGCGTTCTGGCTCGTGCCCGAGTCGAAGGACGCCACCGCCAAGCGACCCGACCCCGTCGGCGGCGTGCTGTCCACGGTGGGCACGGGTCTGCTGCTGTGGGGGATCATCGAGGCGCCCAACCAGACCTGGTCGTCCCCGCGGGTCCTCGGTGCCCTGGCGCTGGCCGTCGTCGTGCTGACGTCCTTCGTGTTGTGGGAGCGGCGCTCGACCCACCCCATGCTCGACCTGTCGTTCTTCCGGTCCCGCCGGTTCAGCGCCGCCATCGGTTCGATGTCGTTCGTCATGTTCGCCCTGATGGGAGCGCTGTTCCTCCTCACGCAGTACCTGCAGTTCAGCCTCGGCTACAGCCCCTTCGCCGCCGGGCTGCGGGTGGGGCCCGTCGCCCTCGTCATCCTGGTCGTGGCGCCCCTGTCGAGCCTCCTGGTGCGCGGGGTGGGTACCAAGGCGATCGTGGCGTCGGGCATGGCGACGATCGCCGTCGGCATGGGCCTGCTGTCGCGGACCACGACGGCCGGCAGCTACGGCGCGGCGCTGCCGGCCCTGCTCCTGCTCGGGATCGGCACGGGGCTGGCGTTCGCCCCTTCCACGGAGTCGGTCATGGGCTCGGTGCCCCGCGAGAAGACCGGTATGGGCTCGGCCACCAACGGCACCGCCCTCCAGCTGGGCGGCGCACTCGGGGTCGGGGTGCTCGGGAGCCTCCTCGCTTCTCGCTACCAGGGGCGGCTCGACCCCGTCCTGGCGCACCAGGCGGTGCCGGCCCCGGCCCTGCGCCTCATCGACAGTTCGCTCGGCGGTGCGCTGGCCGTGGCGCAGCGGGTCGGCGGGGCCCAGGGCGCCGCGCTGGCAGGGCTCGCCCGGCGGGCCTTCGTGAACGGCATGGACCTCGCCATGGTGGTCGGGGCGGTGGTGGTCACCGTGGCCGCCGCCCTGGTGCTGGCGTTCCTGCCGAGCCGGTCCGACCGGTCGGGGCCCCCGTAG
- a CDS encoding GGDEF domain-containing protein, producing MQDLGDGPRVGPRRLSAVRDERGAPAPSLDDAPVVPAHRLLEVASALSDGATRLHERLRHLEPEEREAVIDLVADQVTEIVTLWSDMVRGVVSAGGGAGNRGTVNDDDERSAPGRPTFMGSHRSDRTVDDHPARIPAYEGDGAPQPVRAPSPSPSPSPAAVLRRESAEAPRDSERLTRDELTGVFNRQAGFAALDREIERCRRGGERFVLGFLNVDSLTAVNDTRGPRAGDELLRKVTAALRATLRSYDVISRLGGDEFLFSLPGADMATAELRFKEFAVILAEEAPGSSASVGFAELHQHDTLDDLVAGAETAMLKSRRHRRRGRG from the coding sequence ATGCAGGACCTGGGTGACGGACCACGCGTCGGGCCCCGACGGCTCTCCGCCGTCCGGGACGAGCGGGGCGCCCCCGCCCCGAGCCTCGACGATGCGCCCGTCGTCCCCGCGCACCGGTTGCTCGAGGTGGCCAGCGCGCTCTCCGACGGCGCCACCCGGCTCCACGAGCGGTTGCGCCATCTCGAACCCGAAGAACGCGAGGCCGTCATCGACCTCGTCGCCGACCAGGTCACCGAGATCGTGACACTGTGGTCGGACATGGTGCGCGGCGTGGTGTCCGCCGGCGGCGGCGCCGGCAACCGTGGCACCGTCAACGATGACGACGAGCGGTCCGCGCCAGGGCGGCCCACGTTCATGGGCTCGCACCGGTCGGACCGAACGGTCGACGACCATCCCGCCCGGATCCCCGCGTACGAGGGCGACGGCGCGCCGCAACCCGTGCGGGCACCGTCACCCTCACCCTCACCCTCACCGGCGGCGGTGCTGCGACGCGAGTCCGCCGAGGCGCCCCGGGACTCCGAGCGGCTCACGCGCGACGAGCTCACAGGCGTCTTCAACCGCCAGGCCGGCTTCGCGGCCCTGGACCGGGAGATCGAGCGTTGCCGCCGCGGCGGGGAACGCTTCGTCCTGGGCTTCCTGAACGTCGACAGCCTCACGGCCGTCAACGACACCCGCGGCCCGCGCGCCGGCGACGAACTGCTGCGCAAGGTGACCGCCGCGCTGCGGGCGACACTGCGCTCCTACGACGTGATCAGCCGGCTCGGTGGCGACGAGTTCCTCTTCTCGCTGCCCGGCGCCGACATGGCCACGGCCGAGCTGCGCTTCAAGGAGTTCGCCGTCATCCTGGCCGAAGAGGCGCCCGGCTCTTCGGCCAGTGTCGGCTTCGCCGAGCTCCACCAGCACGACACGCTCGACGACCTCGTCGCCGGAGCGGAGACGGCCATGCTGAAGAGCCGGCGGCACCGCCGGCGCGGCCGCGGCTAG
- a CDS encoding enoyl-CoA hydratase/isomerase family protein, with protein sequence MTDATTPRSNADVSVRLDGGTAVVTLHRPPHNLLTEPVLRALADAITALRGVARSAVICSEGRSFCAGADFRSGEAPDPTEGGAFETRTAAFYDQAARIFESPVPLVAAVQGAAIGAGFGLALACDMCVVGDRGWFQASFVRLGIHPGFALSTTLPRVVGPGRAADLFLTGRRVDAPEAERIGIAQRVVPAGEEIGAALETATSIAAGAPLAVSSTRATLRRGLAGAARAAMRHELAEQTALAGTADAVEGVNAMLQGREPRFEGR encoded by the coding sequence ATGACCGACGCCACCACGCCTCGATCGAACGCCGATGTGTCGGTACGGCTCGACGGTGGCACCGCCGTCGTCACCTTGCATCGGCCGCCGCACAATCTTCTCACCGAACCGGTGTTGCGCGCCCTCGCCGACGCCATCACGGCGCTGCGTGGCGTGGCCCGCTCGGCGGTGATCTGCTCCGAGGGCCGTTCGTTCTGCGCCGGTGCCGACTTCCGGTCCGGAGAGGCCCCCGATCCCACCGAAGGAGGAGCGTTCGAGACCCGGACCGCGGCGTTCTACGACCAGGCGGCGCGGATCTTCGAGTCCCCCGTGCCGCTCGTGGCGGCCGTCCAGGGAGCCGCTATCGGCGCGGGATTCGGGCTGGCGTTGGCCTGCGACATGTGCGTCGTGGGCGACCGGGGATGGTTCCAGGCGAGCTTCGTCCGGCTCGGCATCCATCCGGGCTTCGCGCTGAGCACCACACTGCCTCGCGTCGTCGGCCCCGGGCGCGCCGCCGATCTGTTCCTCACCGGGCGTCGCGTGGACGCCCCCGAGGCGGAACGCATCGGCATCGCGCAACGCGTCGTGCCCGCCGGGGAGGAGATCGGCGCCGCGCTCGAGACGGCGACGAGCATCGCCGCAGGCGCGCCCCTGGCGGTGTCGTCGACCCGGGCCACGTTGCGCCGGGGCCTGGCGGGCGCAGCGCGCGCCGCCATGCGCCACGAGCTCGCCGAGCAGACGGCGCTGGCCGGGACCGCCGATGCCGTCGAAGGCGTGAACGCCATGCTCCAGGGCCGCGAACCTCGGTTCGAAGGACGCTGA